GATAATCTCTCGCATACGCGGCTGACTTACAAACTGGAATATCCCTAAACGATCCGGTGTAACTGCAAACTCTGCAGCCGCAGCACGCCAGAAAGGACTTGCTAAAGGCGAAGCCGGCATTATTTTGCTCAACAAGACTGGCAAGTTAGGTTCATTGAATGTACAGGCACCAGCAATCAAATCACCGAGATAATGCACAACGCGCTCACAATAGCGAACAAAACGATCAGGGGTTTTTGGATCTAACCACCCACCAGCACGGATCAGCCAGCGCGGTGACGTAAAATGATGCAAGGTGACAACCGGTTTCAAGCCATGCTCATGGCAAGTTGCCAGCATACGACGATAATGTTCAAGAGAAGCGAAAGAAAATTCACCCTCTTCCGGCTCTATGCGTGCCCATTCGATAGAAAAACGATACGCATTAAAACCCAACTGAGCCAATAGTGCAATATCTTCTGGATAACGATGATAATAATCACATGCATCACCCGACGGTTCAGCATATATAGTATCAGGCAAATGTTCTAACACCCAACTATCACTATTGATATTGTTACCCTCTACTTGATGGGCAGAAGTGGCCGCTCCCCACAAAAAACCCGTTGGGAATGCGAATTGCTGCACGGTTCACCCCTTTCAGGTTAGTAAAAGAATTAACAAAATCCAAATCGACACATAGCAGGATCTAGAATCAACCTCACCCTATACTAAAGATTGATTACCAGCATAGCTTCGACAACAAGACTCCAACATAACGGCCCTCTTCCGACCTTATATGCCATCCTTTTTAGGAATACGGGTCAGAAGTGCATTCAACCGCTCAATGACTATCTCGCTATTTGGAAGTGCCTGTATAGCTTCCCGCAATGACGCGCTACGCTCATTGAGCAGTAAATTACCAAAAAGACGCCAGGCATCTACTTGAGACAAAACCTGATTGACAGCTTCACGAGCTACCTCATCGTCTATAATCTCGTCGACCAAGTCATCCACTGTGTACGAACCACGAGTCGCTGTATCCTGACAAGGAATCGACCATTGCCAGATACCAGAACCCACATCAAGAGGTTGATCATCACGTCCAGGAAGGAAAACCTGTGCAGTTGTATTCGGTGGCACTACCACGCGCAGGTAAAACACACCCTCTTCAATACGCCAGAAACACTCAGCCAATCCATAGGGTGTGCGATGCGACACCCGTGCATACACAATTTCGCCACCAGGTTGAGGGCGAAATTCAATACGGCGATAGCCAGGTTCGACGG
This genomic window from Chloroflexus aurantiacus J-10-fl contains:
- a CDS encoding glycoside hydrolase family 1 protein, with the translated sequence MQQFAFPTGFLWGAATSAHQVEGNNINSDSWVLEHLPDTIYAEPSGDACDYYHRYPEDIALLAQLGFNAYRFSIEWARIEPEEGEFSFASLEHYRRMLATCHEHGLKPVVTLHHFTSPRWLIRAGGWLDPKTPDRFVRYCERVVHYLGDLIAGACTFNEPNLPVLLSKIMPASPLASPFWRAAAAEFAVTPDRLGIFQFVSQPRMREIIFAAHRRAFEVLHDGPGSFPVGMTLALVDIHAGPDGERMAAEFRRELAEVYLEQLREDDFVGVQTYSRLVVGPAGIIPPGDDVEKTQTGEEYYPEAIGGTIRHAAAVAGIPVVVTENGLATTDDTRRVEYFRRALRSVAECLIDGIDVRGYFAWSALDNFEWISGYKPKLGIIAVDRTTQARTPKPSAYWLGNVARFNYCVFD